A single genomic interval of Polynucleobacter necessarius harbors:
- a CDS encoding SCP2 domain-containing protein, whose amino-acid sequence MNTHFSTTHTIASGATCRGINHVLGAEPWARAELARHENQTIVLRLPLGDLCFEIKPDGLLTSLQSVDVPALTLEVSAKALSDLAGSSGSLREQAFKAVKITGDADLAQLLGRLAGQLRWEYEEDLARLMGDAPANFAVRHGKKLVSATRSAAADLLDNVVEYVSEEKKVLLNKRDFMVRKSELSALRESVDRMEKRIQLLEQKAK is encoded by the coding sequence ATGAATACACATTTTTCAACCACCCATACGATCGCTTCTGGTGCTACTTGCCGGGGAATAAACCACGTTCTTGGAGCTGAGCCTTGGGCCAGGGCTGAATTAGCGCGGCATGAGAATCAAACGATTGTGTTGCGGTTGCCACTGGGTGATCTGTGCTTCGAGATCAAGCCTGATGGCTTGTTGACTAGCCTGCAATCAGTTGATGTCCCTGCGCTCACCTTAGAGGTTTCCGCTAAAGCTTTAAGTGATTTAGCTGGAAGCAGCGGATCATTGCGAGAGCAGGCTTTTAAGGCGGTCAAAATTACTGGTGATGCCGACTTGGCTCAATTATTGGGTCGGCTTGCGGGGCAGCTGCGATGGGAATACGAAGAAGATTTAGCGCGCTTGATGGGCGATGCCCCTGCTAACTTTGCTGTTAGGCATGGCAAAAAGTTGGTTTCTGCTACACGTTCTGCCGCCGCCGATTTGCTGGACAATGTAGTGGAGTATGTGAGTGAAGAGAAAAAAGTGCTTTTAAATAAGCGAGACTTCATGGTTCGTAAATCTGAATTAAGCGCATTGCGTGAATCTGTGGATCGCATGGAAAAGCGCATTCAGCTCTTAGAGCAAAAGGCTAAATAA
- a CDS encoding Tim44 domain-containing protein, with translation MNKHFFKATLFSLALIFATVGHVDAARLGGGKSIGRAPSAPMQKQAAPVQKPAQQAQPAAPAKTPQAPAPSRFAGMGGILGGLAAGLGIGYLFHFGLGEAGSSLITGLLIGMLAGFAIMFIMRKMLPALSGAGQNSNAPAPGAQRNSVEMPRQEPAFTPAANPFCGVGAEPEPFQSTLPPGFDQQTFLENAKQYFVTLQKAWDQGDLASLREFTTPEMFATIQQDLAGRSDTSNQTDVVTINAQLLGIETADAHYCCSVQFSGMIREQQGAPASDFSEIWNLSKPVDGPGGWVLAGISQLV, from the coding sequence ATGAACAAACATTTTTTCAAAGCGACTCTATTCAGTCTTGCGCTGATATTTGCGACAGTGGGTCATGTAGATGCGGCACGTTTAGGTGGTGGCAAAAGCATTGGTCGCGCACCTAGTGCTCCAATGCAAAAACAAGCTGCGCCAGTTCAGAAGCCTGCGCAGCAAGCGCAACCTGCAGCTCCAGCCAAAACACCTCAAGCGCCTGCGCCTAGTCGTTTTGCCGGCATGGGCGGTATTTTGGGTGGATTGGCAGCCGGCTTAGGAATTGGCTACCTGTTCCATTTTGGATTAGGAGAGGCTGGCTCTTCACTGATTACAGGTTTGCTGATTGGGATGTTGGCGGGCTTTGCAATTATGTTCATCATGCGCAAAATGTTGCCAGCCTTATCTGGTGCCGGACAAAATTCCAATGCGCCTGCCCCAGGCGCGCAGCGTAATTCTGTTGAGATGCCAAGACAGGAGCCGGCCTTTACCCCTGCCGCAAATCCATTTTGTGGGGTGGGGGCTGAGCCTGAGCCATTTCAATCAACCTTGCCCCCAGGCTTTGATCAACAAACATTTCTTGAGAACGCCAAGCAATATTTTGTTACTTTGCAAAAAGCGTGGGATCAAGGCGATCTCGCCTCTTTGCGCGAGTTTACTACGCCAGAAATGTTTGCGACTATTCAGCAGGATTTAGCGGGTCGGTCGGATACAAGTAATCAAACTGATGTCGTGACGATTAATGCGCAACTTTTAGGTATTGAGACGGCAGATGCGCATTATTGCTGTAGTGTTCAGTTCAGTGGCATGATTCGCGAGCAGCAGGGTGCTCCAGCAAGTGATTTCTCCGAAATCTGGAATTTAAGCAAGCCAGTTGATGGCCCTGGTGGCTGGGTACTGGCGGGTATCTCCCAGTTGGTTTAA
- the ubiE gene encoding bifunctional demethylmenaquinone methyltransferase/2-methoxy-6-polyprenyl-1,4-benzoquinol methylase UbiE produces the protein MSKTHFGYQSVDEAEKAGKVAEVFHSVASKYDVMNDLMSFGLHRVWKKITIARANVRSGQKVLDIAGGTGDLAAAFAKAADWGRNPDAQVWLSDINASMLGVGRDRLLDRGMALPCVQFDAEKIPFPNNHFDVVTVAFGLRNMTHKDVALREMRRVIKPGGRVLVLEFSKPDAFLQPVYDTYSFKVLPWLGEKIAQDSESYRYLAESIRMHPDAQALKETMLGMGFDEVETHRMTGGIVALHIGIKY, from the coding sequence ATGAGTAAAACTCACTTCGGATATCAAAGTGTTGATGAGGCCGAGAAGGCGGGTAAGGTTGCTGAGGTTTTTCATTCGGTAGCTAGTAAATACGACGTGATGAATGACTTGATGTCATTTGGGTTGCACCGCGTCTGGAAGAAGATAACGATTGCTCGCGCCAATGTCCGTTCTGGACAAAAAGTGTTGGATATTGCTGGCGGTACAGGTGATTTAGCCGCTGCGTTTGCGAAAGCCGCTGATTGGGGTCGCAATCCGGATGCGCAAGTTTGGTTGAGCGATATCAATGCTTCCATGCTGGGGGTTGGTCGTGATCGCCTCTTAGATCGCGGGATGGCTTTGCCCTGTGTGCAGTTTGATGCTGAAAAAATCCCTTTCCCCAATAATCATTTTGATGTCGTCACTGTCGCTTTTGGTTTGCGCAATATGACTCACAAAGATGTCGCCTTGCGCGAAATGCGCCGTGTCATTAAACCGGGGGGGCGTGTATTGGTATTGGAGTTTTCAAAACCTGATGCCTTTTTGCAGCCGGTATATGACACTTATTCATTCAAGGTTTTGCCTTGGTTGGGAGAAAAGATTGCGCAGGACTCAGAAAGCTATCGCTATTTGGCGGAATCCATTCGCATGCATCCGGATGCCCAAGCTCTCAAAGAAACGATGTTGGGGATGGGTTTTGATGAGGTGGAAACCCACAGAATGACTGGGGGTATCGTTGCCCTACATATTGGTATTAAATACTGA
- a CDS encoding gamma-butyrobetaine hydroxylase-like domain-containing protein, with translation MMPSNIVVHQQSKVLELSYEDGKVYRLPFELLRVLSPSAEVQGHGPGQETLQTGKRDVLIANLEPVGHYALKPIFSDGHESGLYTWDYLLFLAENQEQLWKEHLDKLATAGLDRDTPIAQAGHSHDYSCGSH, from the coding sequence ATGATGCCAAGCAATATTGTTGTTCATCAGCAATCCAAAGTTTTGGAGCTTTCTTATGAGGATGGGAAAGTCTATCGCTTACCTTTTGAGTTGCTGCGAGTGCTATCTCCATCCGCTGAAGTGCAAGGCCATGGGCCTGGACAAGAAACATTGCAAACGGGTAAGCGTGATGTCTTAATTGCAAACCTTGAGCCTGTGGGTCACTATGCGCTTAAGCCGATCTTTTCAGATGGGCATGAGTCTGGTTTGTACACTTGGGATTACTTATTGTTTTTGGCTGAAAACCAAGAACAATTATGGAAAGAACATTTGGATAAATTGGCTACTGCAGGTCTTGATCGAGACACCCCTATAGCGCAGGCAGGACATTCGCATGACTATTCTTGTGGAAGTCACTAA
- a CDS encoding DUF3683 domain-containing protein — MNAPLALNQLLDAEAGFPRLREIPYNYTSFSDREIVIRLLGEESWRVLNGLRGVRRTGRSARMLFEILGDIWVVQRNPFLQDDLLDSLNRRKQLTDALWHRLGEVKKRNIGDSADQVEILLSAAYRAIENFENGFKEVQQIRKRARKELGRHTAADNICFDGVSRAAHVTDATDWRVEFPLVVLKPDYESEIPGLVKACVELGLTIIPRGGGTGYTGGAIPLYAMSAVLNTEKLQDIGGVKLKKLPELDHEVSTIFTGAGVVTRRVSDAAEHVGLVFAVDPTSADASCIGGNIAMNAGGKKAVLWGTALDNLASWRMVDPHGNWLDVERLAHNMGKIHDVATVRFQLTWSDGNSEPGERILKKELLEVEGKRFRKEGLGKDVTDKFLAGLPGVQKEGCDGLITSATWVLHRMPKYMRTVCLEFFGQAREAIPSIFEIKAYLETQSKQGGPILAGLEHLDDRYLRAVGYSTKSKRNSLPKMVLIGDIAGDDEEAVAAATSEVVRMANLRVGEGFVAVSAEARKKFWLDRARTAAIARHTNAFKINEDVVIPLPRMGEYTDGIDRINIELSLKNKLQVLDGLESFLKKSALPLGKSDEEYESPTADILGDRVQQALELIAKVRTRWAEWLTQMDTYFPQLQNYSLRASWKEEVRSELRIIFCGLAFEPILAELEAIHKNILRKRVFVALHMHAGDSNVHTNIPVNSDDYEMLQDAHRAVDRIMKLARSLDGVISGEHGIGITKLEYLTEAELNDFRGYKNRVDPEGRFNKGKLMPHADLSMAYTPSFGLMGHESIIMQQSDIGAIADSVKDCLRCGKCKPVCSTHVPRANLLYSPRDKILATSLLIEAFLYEEQTRRGVSIRHWEMFDDVAAHCTVCHKCLTPCPVKIDFGAVTMNMRNLLRKMGQQRFNPGTAASMFFLNATSPEAIHLARKTMIGWGYKLQRFGNDVLRTFAKQQTTHPPATVGKPSVKEQAIFFVNKKMPGNLPKKTARALLDIEDANYVPIIRDPKTTSADTEAVFYFPGCGSERLFSQVGIATQAMLWNVGVQTVLPPGYLCCGYPQRGNGDFDKAEKMITDNRVLFHRVANTLNYLDIKTVVVSCGTCYDQLAGYQFEQIFPGCRIVDIHEFLAEKGVKLSGVTGVKYMYHDPCHSPMKLQDPLKTVNELIQLEDGKAIQKNDRCCGESGTLAVTRPDISTQVRFRKQIEMEKGANELRKGDFTGDVKVLTSCPSCLQGLTRFDADSDTTADYIVVEMAHKLLGKDWMQDYVAKANQGGIERVLV, encoded by the coding sequence ATGAACGCCCCACTAGCTTTAAACCAGTTGTTGGACGCTGAGGCGGGTTTCCCCCGTTTGCGTGAAATACCCTACAACTACACCTCCTTTTCCGATCGAGAGATTGTTATTCGCTTATTGGGCGAGGAGTCATGGCGTGTTCTAAATGGATTGCGTGGCGTTCGTCGCACAGGCCGTTCAGCTCGTATGCTTTTTGAGATTCTGGGTGATATTTGGGTGGTTCAGCGTAACCCATTCTTGCAAGATGATTTGCTAGATAGCCTTAATCGCCGCAAGCAGTTAACGGACGCTCTTTGGCATCGTTTGGGTGAAGTCAAGAAACGCAATATTGGCGATTCTGCGGATCAAGTGGAAATTTTATTGAGCGCCGCTTATCGCGCTATTGAAAATTTCGAGAACGGATTTAAAGAAGTTCAGCAGATCCGCAAGCGCGCTCGCAAAGAGTTGGGTCGTCATACCGCTGCGGATAATATTTGTTTTGATGGTGTCTCTCGTGCCGCGCATGTTACTGACGCAACAGACTGGCGTGTTGAATTCCCGCTGGTAGTTTTAAAGCCAGATTATGAATCCGAAATTCCAGGATTGGTGAAGGCTTGTGTTGAATTGGGTCTCACAATTATTCCTCGTGGAGGTGGCACTGGCTATACCGGTGGCGCTATTCCCTTGTATGCGATGTCCGCGGTACTTAATACTGAGAAGCTACAAGATATTGGTGGAGTGAAGCTCAAAAAATTACCAGAGCTTGATCATGAAGTCTCAACGATTTTCACTGGCGCAGGCGTTGTAACGCGTCGCGTATCGGATGCCGCAGAGCATGTTGGTCTTGTGTTTGCGGTCGATCCTACTTCTGCGGATGCAAGTTGTATTGGCGGTAATATTGCGATGAATGCGGGTGGTAAAAAAGCGGTGCTTTGGGGAACTGCTTTGGACAATCTTGCTAGTTGGCGCATGGTTGATCCTCACGGCAACTGGTTAGACGTTGAACGACTTGCCCACAACATGGGCAAGATCCATGATGTAGCAACAGTACGTTTTCAATTGACTTGGTCAGATGGCAATAGTGAGCCAGGTGAACGCATTCTTAAAAAAGAATTATTGGAAGTTGAAGGCAAACGTTTCCGTAAGGAAGGTTTAGGGAAAGACGTTACCGATAAGTTTTTAGCGGGTCTGCCTGGTGTGCAAAAAGAGGGTTGTGATGGCTTGATTACCAGTGCAACTTGGGTATTGCATCGTATGCCAAAGTATATGCGCACCGTTTGTTTGGAGTTCTTTGGACAAGCACGTGAAGCCATTCCAAGTATTTTTGAAATTAAGGCTTACCTCGAAACCCAAAGTAAGCAAGGCGGCCCGATATTGGCTGGTCTTGAGCATTTGGATGATCGCTACTTGCGTGCAGTGGGTTATTCCACTAAATCGAAACGCAATAGCTTGCCAAAGATGGTATTGATTGGCGACATTGCTGGCGATGATGAAGAAGCTGTTGCTGCTGCTACGAGTGAAGTAGTGCGCATGGCCAATTTGCGTGTTGGCGAAGGCTTTGTCGCCGTGAGTGCGGAAGCGCGTAAAAAGTTTTGGTTAGATCGCGCCCGTACGGCGGCCATCGCACGTCATACCAACGCTTTTAAGATCAACGAAGACGTTGTGATTCCGCTGCCGCGCATGGGTGAGTACACCGACGGCATCGATCGCATCAATATTGAGTTGTCACTGAAGAACAAGCTGCAAGTACTAGATGGCCTTGAAAGCTTTTTGAAAAAGAGCGCCTTACCCCTAGGTAAAAGCGATGAGGAATATGAAAGTCCCACTGCGGACATCCTGGGTGATCGCGTTCAGCAGGCCTTAGAGTTAATTGCAAAAGTTCGCACGCGTTGGGCTGAATGGCTGACGCAGATGGATACGTATTTTCCGCAACTGCAAAATTATAGCTTGCGCGCTTCATGGAAAGAAGAAGTACGTTCTGAGTTGCGTATTATTTTTTGCGGTCTCGCATTTGAGCCGATCCTCGCTGAGCTCGAAGCAATTCATAAGAATATTTTGCGCAAGCGTGTATTCGTTGCGTTGCATATGCATGCTGGTGACAGTAACGTGCATACGAATATTCCTGTGAACTCCGATGACTATGAGATGTTGCAAGATGCGCATCGTGCTGTAGATCGCATCATGAAACTAGCGCGCTCGCTAGATGGCGTGATCTCTGGTGAGCATGGCATTGGTATTACCAAGCTAGAGTATTTGACCGAAGCTGAATTAAACGATTTCCGTGGTTATAAAAATCGCGTTGATCCAGAAGGCCGCTTTAATAAAGGCAAGTTGATGCCGCATGCCGATCTCAGCATGGCCTATACGCCAAGCTTTGGTTTGATGGGACATGAGTCGATCATCATGCAGCAAAGCGACATTGGGGCGATTGCGGATAGCGTGAAAGATTGTTTGCGTTGCGGCAAATGTAAGCCTGTTTGCTCAACCCATGTGCCACGAGCAAACCTGCTCTACAGTCCACGCGATAAGATTTTGGCGACTTCATTGTTAATTGAAGCCTTCTTATATGAAGAGCAAACACGCCGTGGCGTTTCGATTCGTCATTGGGAGATGTTTGATGACGTAGCTGCGCATTGCACGGTGTGTCATAAATGTTTAACGCCATGTCCAGTCAAGATTGACTTTGGTGCTGTCACCATGAATATGCGTAATTTATTGCGCAAGATGGGTCAGCAGCGTTTTAATCCAGGGACTGCTGCTTCAATGTTCTTCCTTAACGCCACTAGCCCGGAAGCTATTCATCTCGCGCGTAAGACGATGATTGGTTGGGGTTATAAGTTGCAGCGTTTTGGTAATGATGTGCTGCGGACATTTGCTAAACAACAAACCACGCATCCACCTGCGACGGTGGGTAAACCGAGCGTTAAAGAGCAGGCAATTTTCTTTGTGAACAAGAAGATGCCAGGCAATCTTCCGAAGAAGACTGCGCGTGCCTTGTTGGATATTGAGGATGCAAATTACGTTCCGATTATTCGTGATCCGAAAACGACTTCTGCTGATACCGAGGCGGTGTTTTATTTCCCGGGTTGTGGATCTGAGCGCTTGTTCTCTCAAGTGGGCATAGCGACTCAAGCCATGTTGTGGAATGTGGGTGTACAAACTGTTCTGCCTCCAGGTTATCTTTGCTGCGGTTATCCACAGAGAGGTAATGGCGATTTTGATAAAGCCGAGAAGATGATTACGGATAACCGTGTGTTATTCCATCGTGTTGCCAATACCCTCAATTACTTAGACATTAAGACCGTAGTGGTTTCTTGCGGTACTTGTTATGACCAGCTAGCTGGATATCAGTTTGAGCAAATTTTCCCTGGCTGTCGCATCGTCGATATTCATGAATTCTTGGCGGAAAAGGGTGTCAAGCTTTCTGGTGTCACGGGCGTGAAATACATGTATCACGATCCTTGTCACTCTCCAATGAAATTGCAAGATCCTTTGAAGACCGTGAATGAACTCATTCAGCTAGAAGATGGCAAAGCTATTCAGAAGAATGATCGTTGCTGTGGCGAATCCGGAACTTTGGCTGTGACTCGCCCTGATATTTCTACTCAAGTACGTTTCCGCAAACAAATTGAGATGGAAAAAGGCGCCAATGAATTGCGCAAAGGCGATTTCACTGGCGACGTTAAAGTGCTCACTAGCTGCCCATCCTGTTTGCAAGGCCTTACACGTTTTGATGCGGATAGTGATACAACAGCGGATTACATTGTGGTTGAGATGGCTCACAAGCTGCTTGGTAAAGATTGGATGCAAGACTACGTGGCCAAAGCAAACCAAGGCGGTATTGAGAGGGTTCTCGTTTAA
- the ilvA gene encoding threonine ammonia-lyase, biosynthetic, protein MATNYLKKILSARVYDVARETELQLAPELTKRLGNQVLLKREDNQPVFSFKLRGAYNKMAHLPPEALKRGVIAASAGNHAQGVALSAAKMKCKAVIVMPVTTPSVKIDAVKARGGSWVEIILHGESYSDAFKHSEVLGKKRGLTFVHPFDDPDVITGQGTIAHEIFTQYDKPIDAVFVAIGGGGLIAGIGEYIKAISPKTKVIGVQASDSDAMNQSLKANKRIEMKDVGLFSDGTAVKLVGKETFRICKKVVDEIVTVDTDEICAAINDVFTDTRSILEPAGALAIAGMKKYVAKKRIKKKTLVAVACGANMNFSRLRFVAERADVGEFREAVFAVTIPEERGSFKRFCELLGKRNVTEFNYRIGDQSEAHIFVGISTQKAGDSEAIAKHFRKAKFATIDLTHDELAKSHLRHMVGGHSALAKDELLYRFEFPERPGALMKFLTSMAPNWNISLFHYRNHGADYGRILVGIQVPKNEQKKFQSFLAGLGYPHGDESNNPAYRLFLK, encoded by the coding sequence ATGGCAACGAACTATTTAAAGAAAATTTTATCGGCTCGCGTCTATGACGTAGCCAGGGAAACCGAACTTCAGCTCGCCCCAGAACTGACTAAGCGTTTGGGTAACCAGGTTCTCCTAAAACGAGAAGATAACCAACCGGTTTTTTCCTTCAAACTGCGTGGCGCCTATAACAAGATGGCCCATTTACCCCCAGAAGCCCTAAAACGCGGGGTTATTGCCGCTTCCGCGGGCAATCATGCCCAAGGCGTAGCCCTTTCAGCCGCCAAAATGAAGTGCAAGGCCGTGATTGTGATGCCGGTGACCACCCCTAGCGTCAAAATCGATGCCGTCAAGGCTCGCGGCGGGTCTTGGGTAGAAATCATCCTCCATGGCGAGTCCTATAGCGATGCTTTTAAGCATTCTGAGGTTTTAGGCAAAAAGCGGGGCCTAACTTTTGTTCACCCCTTTGACGATCCTGATGTCATCACCGGCCAAGGAACCATCGCCCATGAAATTTTTACCCAGTACGACAAACCCATAGATGCAGTATTTGTCGCAATCGGTGGTGGCGGTCTTATCGCCGGTATTGGTGAGTACATCAAAGCGATTAGCCCAAAGACAAAAGTAATCGGCGTTCAAGCATCAGACTCTGATGCCATGAATCAGTCCCTCAAAGCGAATAAGCGCATTGAGATGAAGGATGTTGGTTTGTTTTCTGATGGCACCGCTGTGAAGTTGGTTGGCAAAGAAACTTTCCGGATCTGCAAAAAAGTAGTTGATGAAATTGTCACGGTCGATACCGATGAAATCTGCGCGGCAATCAATGATGTTTTCACTGATACTCGCAGCATTCTGGAGCCAGCTGGCGCGCTCGCCATTGCGGGCATGAAGAAGTATGTCGCGAAAAAACGCATTAAGAAGAAAACCTTAGTGGCTGTGGCTTGCGGGGCGAATATGAACTTTAGCCGCTTGCGTTTTGTGGCTGAACGCGCAGATGTTGGCGAGTTCCGCGAAGCAGTATTTGCAGTGACCATTCCTGAAGAGCGCGGCTCTTTCAAACGCTTCTGTGAATTACTTGGCAAGCGCAATGTCACTGAATTTAACTATCGAATTGGCGATCAAAGTGAAGCACATATTTTTGTTGGCATCAGCACACAAAAGGCGGGTGATAGTGAAGCAATTGCAAAGCATTTCCGTAAAGCAAAATTCGCGACAATTGACTTAACTCACGATGAGCTAGCGAAGTCGCATTTACGTCATATGGTTGGCGGACATTCTGCGCTTGCAAAAGATGAATTGCTTTATCGTTTTGAATTCCCAGAGCGCCCAGGCGCTTTAATGAAGTTTTTAACCAGCATGGCGCCCAACTGGAACATTAGCTTGTTCCACTACCGCAATCATGGTGCTGACTACGGTCGTATCTTGGTGGGTATTCAAGTGCCAAAGAACGAGCAAAAGAAATTCCAAAGCTTCTTGGCTGGCCTAGGCTATCCACATGGGGATGAAAGCAATAACCCTGCTTATCGCTTGTTCCTTAAATAA
- a CDS encoding 5'-nucleotidase, with product MSYTLTGKLVVAISSRALFDFEEENRIFESTDDSAYMKLQLERLSEAAQKGVAFTLVKKLLAFNEEGEQRVEVVILSRNDPVSGLRVFRSAEHHGLHLERGVFTRGRPPYHYLRSLHANLFLSANEDDVRATIDAGFPAARVFPESSKTSESHPNEIRIAFDGDAVLFSDEAEQVFQKKGLEAFVDHESKKVDIPLPPGPFKPLLEALHRLQRSTSENGMRIRTALVTARSAPAHERAIRTLMAWGIDVDEAMFLGGLSKSEFLREFEPDFFFDDQTGHCQSAASVAPTGHVVSGVSNKPKN from the coding sequence ATGTCATATACGCTCACCGGAAAACTCGTCGTCGCGATCTCCTCGCGCGCCCTGTTTGATTTCGAAGAAGAAAATCGCATTTTCGAATCAACCGATGACAGTGCCTACATGAAGCTCCAGCTTGAGCGCCTTAGCGAGGCTGCTCAAAAAGGCGTGGCATTCACCTTGGTTAAGAAGCTGCTCGCCTTTAATGAAGAGGGTGAGCAACGCGTTGAGGTAGTCATTCTTTCTCGTAATGACCCAGTTAGCGGCTTACGCGTTTTCCGCTCTGCGGAGCATCATGGCTTGCACCTAGAGCGTGGCGTATTTACTAGGGGACGTCCGCCATATCACTACCTACGCTCATTGCATGCCAACCTCTTCCTATCTGCCAATGAAGATGATGTGCGAGCAACCATTGATGCCGGTTTTCCAGCGGCACGCGTTTTTCCAGAATCGAGCAAAACCTCTGAATCTCACCCGAATGAAATTCGCATCGCCTTTGACGGAGACGCAGTCCTCTTCTCTGATGAAGCAGAACAAGTTTTCCAGAAAAAAGGGCTTGAGGCATTTGTCGACCATGAAAGCAAAAAGGTTGATATTCCTTTGCCTCCGGGGCCGTTTAAACCTTTACTAGAGGCCTTGCACAGACTGCAACGCTCTACCAGTGAAAACGGAATGCGTATTCGCACTGCACTAGTAACTGCACGCTCTGCTCCAGCACATGAGCGCGCCATTCGCACTCTGATGGCATGGGGCATTGATGTCGATGAGGCGATGTTCTTAGGCGGCCTATCCAAGAGCGAGTTCCTTCGAGAATTCGAACCTGACTTCTTCTTTGATGATCAAACTGGTCACTGCCAGTCTGCCGCATCAGTAGCCCCAACAGGTCATGTTGTGTCAGGCGTATCGAATAAGCCAAAGAACTAA
- the ssb gene encoding single-stranded DNA-binding protein, translating into MASVNKVIIVGNVGRDPETRYMPSGDAVTNISVATSDRYKDKQTGEMKETTEWHRVAFFGKLAEIAGQYLKKGSQVYVEGRLRTRKWTDASGQEKYSTEIVAETMQMLGGKPVGGSGDGGESYARAKPAEQSAPASSNAASLGAMDDDIPF; encoded by the coding sequence ATGGCTTCGGTAAATAAGGTCATCATCGTAGGTAACGTAGGACGTGATCCAGAAACACGTTATATGCCAAGCGGCGACGCCGTTACAAATATTTCAGTAGCAACATCCGATCGCTACAAAGACAAACAAACTGGTGAAATGAAAGAAACCACAGAATGGCATCGCGTTGCATTCTTTGGCAAGCTTGCAGAAATCGCTGGTCAGTACCTCAAAAAAGGTTCACAGGTTTATGTTGAAGGTCGTTTACGTACACGTAAATGGACTGATGCTAGTGGCCAGGAAAAGTATTCCACAGAGATCGTTGCGGAAACAATGCAAATGCTCGGTGGTAAGCCAGTAGGCGGAAGCGGTGATGGTGGCGAAAGCTATGCACGCGCAAAGCCGGCTGAGCAGTCTGCTCCAGCATCATCTAACGCTGCCTCACTAGGCGCTATGGATGACGATATTCCTTTTTGA
- a CDS encoding MFS transporter, whose translation MNPSELRSTLALAGIFGLRMLGLFLLLPIFSIHARGLPGGEHALWVGLTLGIFNIVQACFYIPLGRLSDRIGRTPVVLWGLSLFVAGALICAAKDDLLWIAIGRGIMGAGAVSAAISAWVADLTREQVRTRAMALVGGSIALSFALSLVIAAPIYRAISLGGIFVVLAVLGVIAMFVAYYVLPTSKLEAKVQQASLREVFFRPELMRLNLGVFVLHATQVAMFLVVPRLLVQAGLPLSSHWEIYLPVVLLSFVFMAPAIIYGEKRQKLRTVLLIAIVLLLIAESIFTQANSVMMIATALLIYFVGFNLLEALQPSLVSRFAKESKGTALGVYNTTQSIGLFSGAVIGGYLMDSHGDLSVFVMGAALLICWMIIAWSMGEIPTRATESKDVATKT comes from the coding sequence ATGAATCCTTCTGAACTTCGCTCCACTCTGGCCTTAGCAGGCATTTTTGGCCTCCGTATGCTCGGCCTGTTCTTGCTATTACCCATTTTTAGTATTCATGCGCGGGGTTTGCCCGGCGGCGAGCATGCGCTCTGGGTGGGGTTGACCCTCGGAATCTTCAATATCGTTCAGGCTTGTTTTTACATCCCCCTTGGTCGCCTGTCCGACCGAATTGGGCGTACACCAGTCGTTTTATGGGGGCTCTCCTTATTTGTGGCTGGCGCCCTGATTTGTGCTGCCAAGGATGATTTGCTTTGGATTGCGATTGGTCGAGGAATTATGGGTGCCGGTGCGGTTTCGGCTGCTATCTCAGCTTGGGTGGCCGATTTAACCCGTGAGCAAGTTCGCACTCGAGCAATGGCTTTGGTGGGCGGTAGTATCGCCCTCTCATTTGCCTTGTCTCTGGTGATTGCCGCCCCTATTTATCGCGCAATCAGCCTAGGTGGAATTTTTGTTGTTCTGGCTGTATTGGGCGTGATTGCGATGTTTGTCGCTTATTACGTTTTGCCAACAAGCAAACTCGAAGCCAAAGTTCAGCAAGCTTCTTTGAGGGAAGTATTTTTCCGTCCGGAGTTGATGCGTTTAAATCTAGGTGTGTTTGTATTGCATGCAACACAGGTGGCGATGTTCTTAGTAGTGCCGCGTTTACTAGTGCAGGCAGGATTACCACTTTCTTCGCATTGGGAAATTTATCTTCCAGTCGTGTTGCTCTCATTTGTCTTCATGGCGCCCGCGATTATTTACGGTGAAAAGAGGCAAAAGTTAAGAACAGTCTTGTTAATTGCGATTGTTTTATTGTTGATTGCGGAATCAATCTTTACTCAAGCAAATTCCGTCATGATGATTGCAACGGCATTACTGATTTATTTTGTAGGTTTTAATTTGCTTGAAGCCTTGCAACCTTCGTTGGTGTCGCGTTTTGCCAAAGAATCGAAGGGTACTGCATTGGGTGTTTACAACACTACCCAATCGATTGGCCTGTTCTCAGGAGCAGTTATTGGTGGCTATTTGATGGATAGCCATGGTGATTTATCGGTCTTTGTTATGGGTGCGGCACTCTTAATTTGCTGGATGATAATTGCTTGGTCGATGGGTGAAATACCAACAAGAGCAACTGAATCAAAGGATGTAGCCACAAAGACATAA